The window CCAGGCTTGCGTTGCCGACCCGCCCCCCGGCATTTATATGTGGCCCTATGCTAAAGCCCAGGTGATAAACGCTGATTTTTTCCTCTATCCCAATGGCGTCTCCGAGCACTCTAAGCCCCACGTTACTCCGGGCGGATATCACCTTCAGTCCGTGCCTGACCATTGCTCTGTTGAGCTTTATCATTGGCATAACATCGCAAACGGTGCCCAGCGCAACCAAGTCGAGGTAGTTCATGAGATCTGGCTCGCTCCTGTGCGCAAAAACCCCCGCTTCTCTCAGGGTTTTTTGTAGTGCCACTAACAGCAAAAAAGATGTACCAACGGCCGACAGGTATGTATGCTCAGAGGATTCGTCCAGTCTGTTCGGATTCACTACCGCAACGGCCTTGGGCAGGGTGTTTATTCCGATGTGGTGGTCGACAACTATTACATCAAGGTTTACAGACCGTGCTGCTAGTATGGGTTCGTAGGCCAACGTGCCGCAGTCTACGGTAATACAGAGGCTATAACCTTCCTCACGTAGTTTTAACATTGCGGCGGAGTTTGGTCCGTAGCCCTCTTCAACGCGGTCAGGGATGTAAATTTTTGTGTGTACCTCCAGGCCACGCAGGTATCTACACAACATGGCAGAGGATGTTGCGCCATCAACGTCGTAGTCGCCGAAAATTGCGATGCTCTCCCCATTGCGTATTGCATCGTGTATCCTCGCTACGGCTTTGTCCATGTCTAACAGGTGAAACGGATCCGGCAGCAGGAGCCTCAGGGTAGGAAACAAAAAATTTTCCATCTCTTCTATGGGGATACCGCGAGTTGCCAACACCCTGGCTACCACTTCACAAATCCCGAAGCGCTGCATAATTGTTGTTACGTCCCGGCAGGGTACCTCAGAGACCCTCCACGTTGCCCCTCCAACACCAACGTACTCCAGTGCCGCGTCTGTTGCTTCTATTACATCTTGCACTACTCAACCCCGGTGACCTACAAACGGCCTTGTGTTTTAAAGTTGCGGCACCAGCCCTACAGAGCGGCTATAAACGTAGCTACACACTGCAACCCCAAACTCCCGAACGAACGCTTGACTGAGCTCAGGATCCAAAGCTGCTACGGGGTAAAAAACCCCTGGCCCCCATCGTACAGGTACAACTTCACCATCTTCACCGTGTCTATGCCAGCGTCTTCCATTTTGAGCAGCAGATTTCCAACCTCCCGGCCG of the Anaplasma centrale str. Israel genome contains:
- the recJ gene encoding single-stranded-DNA-specific exonuclease RecJ yields the protein MQDVIEATDAALEYVGVGGATWRVSEVPCRDVTTIMQRFGICEVVARVLATRGIPIEEMENFLFPTLRLLLPDPFHLLDMDKAVARIHDAIRNGESIAIFGDYDVDGATSSAMLCRYLRGLEVHTKIYIPDRVEEGYGPNSAAMLKLREEGYSLCITVDCGTLAYEPILAARSVNLDVIVVDHHIGINTLPKAVAVVNPNRLDESSEHTYLSAVGTSFLLLVALQKTLREAGVFAHRSEPDLMNYLDLVALGTVCDVMPMIKLNRAMVRHGLKVISARSNVGLRVLGDAIGIEEKISVYHLGFSIGPHINAGGRVGNASLGASLLSSDDESECERISYMLLSLNAERKELEKRSLEEALHQAERLVAAGNNVIMVAGTWHVGVIGIVASRLKERFHLPSIVVSLSGNLGKASARSVSGIDIGAAVLAAKLEQLIPEGGGHAMAAGFSVCADKLEALYSFFLERFKHSDIQKVSYACGILTAGAVNFPLWRELQMLEPFGPGNPEPRFILKNVEIRKPEVMGGSHVRCLISGDNALVKGVCFKCIGTELGTTLLQRGRCVHLLGKISVNQWRGNEYVQFVMDDAALP